Proteins from one Prevotella sp. E2-28 genomic window:
- the gltB gene encoding glutamate synthase large subunit, which yields MTNRGLYQSDYEHDACGVGMVVNIHGGKSHDLVDNALKVLENMEHRGAETRDKTGDGAGIMVQIPHEFILLQGIPVPEKGKYGTGLVFLPKDAKAQQEILSVMIEEIEREGLTLMHLRAVPTNPEVLGAAAREVEPDIKQIFVTGIADEDVPVFERILYKVRKRIENRIDNEDFYICSLSNKNIIYKGMLTSGQLRRYFPDLSNDYFTSGLALVHSRFSTNTFPKWKLAQPFRLLAHNGEINTIRGNRGWMKARESVLNSEALGDIKDLRPIVQEGMSDSASLDNVFEFLMLSGLPLPQAMAILVPESFNDKNPISEDLKAFYEYHSILMEPWDGPAALLFSDGRYAGGMLDRNGLRPSRYTITKSGMMVVASEVGVMDFEPSDVVSKGRLQPGKILLIDTQEGKIYYDGEIKEKLAKAHPYREWLNENRVQLEKLKSGRHVENGVKDLEQKLVTFGFGQEDIDKTIVPMATAGQEPVAAMGNDTPLAVISDRPQVLFNYFRQQFAQVTNPAIDPIREELVMSLTEYIGAVGTNILTPDASNCKMVRLPQPVLTNTQLDILCNIRYKGFNTKKLPILFEMAKGEEGLRKALDDLCHQAEASVDEGVNYIILSDRDLDETHAAIPSLLAVSAVHHYLISVGKRVQTALIVESGEIREVMHAALLLGYGASALCPYMTFAVLDDLVKKHKIQEEYATAEKNYIKAVDKGLKKIMSKMGISTIRSYRGAKIFESIGLSEDLLRRYFGTEVSTIGGVGLKEIARDAIRLHELAKEQTMLQNQGLFAWRKDGIKHAWNPETIAKLQLATRQGNYDKFKDWAKIVDEKESPIFIRDFFGFKKAAKPTPIDEVEPVESIVKHFVTGAMSFGALSIEAHEALALAMNKLGARSNTGEGGEDNARYHSEVDGVSLSSKTKQIASGRFGVTAEYLVNAEEIQIKVAQGAKPGEGGQLPGFKVNEIIAKTRNAIPGISLISPPPHHDIYSIEDLAQLIFDLKNINPTAAVSVKLVAESGVGTIAAGVAKAKADLIVISGAEGGTGASPASSMRFAGISPEIGLAETQQTLVINGLRNQVRLQTDGQLKTAKDVIIMAMLGADEFSFGTLPLIVLGCVMMRKCNTNTCPMGVATQNPELRKHFEGRAEYVVNFFTFLAEQVREYLSEIGVHSLKEIIGHTELIEVDTTNATDKQKTIDFARLLHKPDTDKALYWDRGAFTKVSGVKDEEIIKAAEKAINDGEEVTLDYAIKNTDRAVTTMLSGVIAKKYGEAGLPDNTINIKFKGSAGQSFGAFAVKGVNLKLEGECNDYFGKGLSGGRISILPPARSGEDFHAEENIIAGNTGLYGATSGELYINGKVGERFGVRNSGAIAVIEGAGDHCCEYMTGGRVVVLGKTGRNFAAGMSGGVAYVYDPEHTFDYFCNMDMVELSLVEDSVSRKELLELIRQHYLHTGSALAGRMLDDWQRHVQDFIQVVPIEYKRVLQEEQNKKLQEKIANIQRDY from the coding sequence ATGACGAACAGAGGCTTATACCAGAGTGACTATGAGCATGATGCTTGCGGCGTGGGAATGGTAGTAAACATTCACGGCGGAAAGAGTCACGATCTGGTGGACAATGCACTGAAAGTGCTGGAAAACATGGAGCATCGCGGAGCTGAGACTCGCGACAAGACCGGCGATGGTGCTGGTATTATGGTACAGATTCCACATGAGTTTATTCTGTTGCAGGGTATTCCCGTGCCTGAAAAGGGTAAGTACGGTACAGGTTTGGTATTCCTGCCCAAGGACGCAAAGGCGCAGCAGGAGATTCTGAGCGTGATGATCGAGGAGATAGAGCGCGAGGGACTGACACTGATGCACCTGAGGGCTGTGCCTACTAATCCGGAGGTTCTTGGTGCTGCTGCTCGCGAGGTAGAGCCAGACATCAAGCAGATTTTTGTAACAGGCATCGCCGATGAGGATGTGCCTGTGTTTGAACGTATATTATATAAGGTACGTAAACGCATAGAAAATCGTATCGACAACGAGGACTTCTATATCTGCTCGCTGTCGAATAAAAATATTATCTACAAGGGAATGCTGACCAGCGGACAGCTGCGTCGCTACTTCCCTGACTTGTCGAACGATTACTTTACAAGTGGACTGGCGCTGGTACACTCGCGTTTCTCAACTAACACATTCCCTAAGTGGAAACTGGCTCAGCCATTCCGTCTGTTAGCACACAACGGTGAGATTAACACCATTCGTGGTAACCGCGGCTGGATGAAGGCTCGCGAGAGCGTGCTGAACAGCGAGGCACTGGGCGATATCAAGGACTTGCGCCCCATTGTACAGGAGGGTATGAGTGACTCTGCTAGTCTGGATAACGTGTTCGAGTTCTTGATGCTGAGTGGACTCCCATTGCCACAGGCTATGGCTATCTTGGTGCCAGAGAGCTTTAACGATAAGAACCCTATCAGCGAGGATCTGAAAGCCTTCTACGAGTATCACTCTATCCTGATGGAACCTTGGGACGGTCCTGCAGCACTACTGTTTAGCGATGGCCGCTATGCAGGAGGTATGCTGGATAGAAATGGTCTGCGCCCAAGCCGTTATACCATCACAAAGAGCGGCATGATGGTGGTAGCCAGTGAGGTTGGCGTGATGGATTTTGAGCCAAGTGATGTTGTATCGAAGGGTCGTCTGCAGCCAGGTAAGATTTTGCTGATAGATACCCAGGAGGGTAAGATATACTACGATGGTGAAATCAAGGAGAAACTGGCAAAGGCTCATCCTTATCGTGAGTGGCTGAACGAGAACCGCGTGCAGTTGGAGAAGTTGAAGAGCGGAAGACATGTGGAGAACGGCGTGAAAGATCTGGAGCAGAAACTCGTCACCTTCGGCTTTGGTCAAGAGGATATCGACAAGACCATCGTGCCAATGGCAACAGCTGGACAGGAGCCTGTTGCTGCAATGGGTAACGACACGCCACTGGCAGTTATCTCAGACCGTCCACAGGTGCTGTTCAACTATTTCCGTCAGCAGTTTGCGCAGGTTACTAACCCTGCCATCGACCCAATTCGCGAGGAACTCGTGATGTCGTTGACAGAGTACATCGGTGCCGTAGGAACGAACATCCTGACACCCGATGCATCTAACTGTAAGATGGTGCGCCTGCCACAACCAGTTTTGACCAACACACAACTTGATATATTATGTAACATCCGCTACAAGGGCTTCAACACCAAGAAGTTGCCTATCCTCTTTGAGATGGCAAAAGGCGAGGAAGGTCTGCGTAAGGCGCTTGACGACCTGTGTCATCAAGCTGAAGCCAGTGTAGATGAAGGTGTGAACTACATTATTCTGAGCGACCGTGACTTGGACGAGACACACGCCGCTATCCCATCGCTGCTGGCTGTTTCAGCCGTTCACCACTACCTGATAAGCGTAGGTAAGCGTGTGCAGACAGCCCTGATTGTTGAGAGCGGTGAGATTCGCGAGGTAATGCACGCAGCCCTGCTGCTGGGTTACGGTGCCAGCGCCCTGTGCCCATACATGACATTCGCCGTACTTGATGATCTGGTGAAGAAACACAAGATTCAAGAGGAGTACGCTACCGCCGAGAAGAACTACATCAAGGCTGTGGATAAGGGCTTGAAGAAGATTATGAGTAAGATGGGTATTTCTACCATCCGCTCTTATCGCGGTGCGAAGATTTTTGAGAGTATCGGCTTGAGCGAAGACCTGCTGCGCCGCTATTTTGGTACAGAGGTAAGCACCATCGGAGGTGTAGGCCTGAAGGAGATTGCTCGTGATGCCATCCGTCTGCACGAGTTGGCTAAAGAGCAGACCATGCTCCAGAATCAAGGTCTCTTTGCTTGGCGTAAGGATGGTATCAAGCACGCTTGGAACCCTGAGACCATCGCAAAACTGCAGTTGGCTACCCGTCAGGGCAACTACGATAAGTTTAAGGATTGGGCAAAGATTGTTGATGAGAAGGAATCTCCTATCTTCATTCGCGACTTCTTTGGTTTCAAGAAAGCAGCCAAGCCAACACCTATTGATGAGGTGGAGCCTGTTGAGAGCATCGTGAAGCACTTCGTTACTGGTGCTATGAGTTTCGGTGCCCTGAGCATTGAGGCACACGAGGCTTTGGCACTGGCCATGAACAAACTGGGTGCACGCAGTAACACCGGTGAGGGTGGTGAGGATAACGCCCGCTATCACTCAGAGGTGGATGGCGTGAGCCTTTCAAGTAAAACGAAACAGATTGCATCAGGACGCTTTGGTGTGACAGCCGAATATCTGGTGAACGCTGAAGAGATACAGATTAAAGTTGCACAGGGTGCTAAGCCTGGTGAGGGCGGACAGCTGCCTGGCTTTAAGGTCAATGAGATTATCGCCAAGACGCGTAACGCTATTCCTGGCATCTCGCTGATTTCGCCGCCACCTCATCACGATATCTATTCTATCGAGGACTTGGCACAGCTGATTTTCGACCTGAAGAATATTAATCCAACAGCAGCTGTGAGTGTGAAGCTCGTTGCAGAGAGTGGTGTAGGAACTATTGCTGCTGGTGTTGCCAAGGCTAAGGCTGACTTGATCGTAATCTCTGGTGCTGAGGGTGGTACAGGTGCTAGCCCTGCCAGTTCAATGCGATTTGCAGGTATCTCGCCTGAGATTGGTCTTGCAGAGACACAGCAGACGCTGGTCATTAACGGACTGCGTAATCAGGTTCGCCTGCAGACAGACGGTCAGTTGAAGACAGCTAAGGACGTGATTATCATGGCCATGCTGGGAGCCGATGAGTTCTCGTTTGGTACACTGCCTCTGATTGTGCTAGGCTGTGTGATGATGCGTAAGTGTAATACGAATACCTGCCCGATGGGTGTGGCTACACAGAACCCAGAGCTGCGCAAGCACTTCGAAGGTCGTGCAGAATATGTTGTTAACTTCTTCACCTTCCTGGCTGAGCAGGTACGTGAATACCTCAGTGAGATTGGTGTTCACAGTCTTAAGGAGATTATCGGACATACGGAGCTCATCGAGGTTGACACAACTAACGCAACTGATAAGCAGAAGACTATCGATTTCGCCCGTCTGCTGCACAAGCCTGATACAGATAAAGCTTTGTACTGGGATCGTGGTGCATTCACTAAGGTGAGCGGTGTAAAGGACGAAGAGATTATCAAGGCAGCAGAGAAGGCTATCAACGATGGCGAGGAGGTAACACTCGACTATGCTATTAAGAATACTGACCGCGCCGTAACCACGATGCTCTCTGGTGTCATTGCCAAGAAATATGGTGAGGCTGGTCTGCCCGATAATACAATTAATATCAAGTTTAAGGGCTCTGCCGGTCAGAGCTTCGGCGCCTTCGCTGTGAAGGGTGTGAACCTGAAGCTTGAGGGTGAGTGTAACGACTACTTTGGTAAGGGCCTTTCGGGTGGTCGCATCTCTATTCTGCCTCCTGCCCGTAGTGGTGAGGATTTCCACGCAGAAGAAAATATCATCGCTGGTAACACAGGCTTGTATGGTGCCACCTCTGGTGAGCTCTATATCAATGGTAAGGTGGGTGAGCGCTTTGGCGTGCGTAACTCAGGTGCTATCGCCGTGATTGAAGGCGCAGGCGACCACTGCTGTGAGTATATGACTGGCGGACGTGTGGTAGTGCTGGGTAAGACAGGTCGTAACTTCGCTGCAGGTATGTCTGGTGGTGTGGCTTATGTATATGACCCGGAACATACTTTCGACTACTTCTGCAACATGGATATGGTAGAGCTCTCGCTGGTTGAGGATTCGGTGAGCCGTAAGGAACTGCTTGAACTGATTCGTCAGCACTACCTGCATACAGGTTCTGCTTTGGCAGGCCGTATGCTCGATGACTGGCAGCGCCACGTTCAGGACTTCATTCAGGTGGTACCCATCGAATACAAGCGCGTGCTGCAGGAAGAGCAGAACAAGAAATTGCAGGAGAAGATTGCAAACATCCAGCGCGACTATTAA
- the dapF gene encoding diaminopimelate epimerase, giving the protein MSKIPFTKMHGCGNDYIYVNVSQHPIDDPIQAAIRWSDRHKGIGSDGLVLIDKSPIPEADFSMRIFNADGSEAMMCGNASRCIGKYLYERGLTDKTEIRLLTLSGVKTLLLHVENNVVKRVTVDMGGPILEDESQFIASRGLSQGTFVSMGNPHYVIFTDNVDQVGEAGRALEFHPAFPQRCNIEFAHIEADGTIRTRVWERGSGITQACGTGACATAIAAFLTGRAGRKSNIAMDGGTLSIEWCESDRSVEGRFFQKNHVYKTGPAEFVFDGEIDSI; this is encoded by the coding sequence ATGAGTAAGATTCCCTTCACCAAGATGCACGGCTGTGGTAACGATTACATCTACGTTAATGTGTCACAGCACCCTATTGACGACCCCATCCAAGCGGCCATCCGCTGGAGCGACCGTCATAAGGGCATTGGCTCCGATGGTTTAGTGCTCATTGACAAATCGCCAATTCCTGAGGCTGACTTCTCCATGCGCATCTTCAATGCCGATGGCTCTGAAGCCATGATGTGCGGCAATGCCAGCAGATGCATTGGTAAGTACCTGTATGAGCGTGGGCTGACAGATAAGACCGAGATTCGTTTGCTCACGCTATCGGGTGTAAAAACACTTCTATTACATGTTGAGAACAATGTTGTGAAGCGTGTTACTGTCGATATGGGCGGACCTATCCTTGAGGACGAATCGCAGTTCATTGCTTCTCGCGGTTTAAGCCAAGGCACTTTTGTATCTATGGGCAATCCTCACTATGTCATCTTCACAGACAATGTAGATCAGGTTGGTGAAGCTGGTCGTGCCCTTGAGTTTCATCCCGCTTTCCCCCAACGCTGCAATATAGAGTTTGCTCATATTGAGGCCGACGGAACTATCAGAACAAGGGTATGGGAACGTGGAAGTGGTATCACACAAGCCTGTGGAACAGGCGCTTGCGCCACTGCTATTGCTGCATTCCTGACAGGTAGAGCAGGACGGAAATCAAACATTGCCATGGATGGTGGCACACTCAGTATAGAGTGGTGTGAGTCCGACCGCTCGGTCGAAGGACGCTTTTTTCAAAAGAATCACGTCTATAAGACAGGCCCAGCTGAGTTCGTATTTGATGGAGAAATAGATTCGATATAA
- a CDS encoding LL-diaminopimelate aminotransferase, whose product MALVNEHFLKLPNNYLFADIAKKVNAFKVMHPKADVISLGIGDVTQPLCPAVVEAMHKAADEMGTAEGFRGYGPEQGYDFLREAILKNDFLPRGIHLDIDEIFVNDGAKSDTGNIQELIRWDNSIGVTDPIYPVYIDSNVMIGRAGTVENGKWSNVIYMPCNAENGFVPEIPKRRVDVIYLCYPNNPTGMVITREELRKWVNYALKNDALIFYDAAYQAYIQDEKIPHSIYEIRGARKCAIEFHSYSKTAGFTGIRCGYTVVPKDLTAATLTGERIALNPLWYRRQCTKFNGTSYISQRAAEAIYTPEGKEQIKATIDYYMQNAKHMLTTLRSLGFECYGGENAPYIWMRTPDSSSSWQFFENLLYGANVVCTPGVGFGPAGEGYVRFTAFGSHEKTEEALDRIASWSKQK is encoded by the coding sequence ATGGCATTAGTAAACGAACATTTCCTGAAACTGCCAAACAATTATCTGTTTGCAGATATAGCCAAGAAGGTGAATGCCTTCAAAGTGATGCACCCCAAGGCCGATGTTATCTCACTGGGTATCGGTGATGTAACACAGCCCCTATGCCCTGCTGTTGTAGAGGCTATGCATAAGGCTGCCGACGAGATGGGCACCGCTGAGGGTTTCCGTGGTTACGGTCCTGAGCAGGGCTACGATTTCCTGCGCGAGGCCATTCTTAAAAACGATTTTCTGCCGCGTGGCATTCATCTCGACATTGACGAGATTTTTGTAAACGACGGTGCTAAGAGTGATACAGGAAATATTCAGGAACTGATTCGTTGGGACAATTCTATCGGTGTTACTGACCCTATCTATCCCGTTTATATCGACTCAAATGTGATGATTGGTCGTGCAGGAACGGTAGAAAACGGCAAGTGGTCAAACGTCATCTATATGCCTTGTAACGCTGAGAACGGTTTTGTACCAGAGATTCCCAAGCGCCGCGTGGATGTCATCTATCTTTGTTACCCCAACAACCCCACGGGTATGGTTATCACTCGCGAGGAACTGCGCAAGTGGGTTAACTACGCCCTAAAGAATGATGCGCTTATCTTCTATGATGCTGCTTATCAGGCATATATTCAGGATGAAAAAATCCCCCACTCTATCTACGAGATTCGTGGTGCACGCAAATGCGCCATTGAGTTCCACTCGTACTCAAAGACAGCTGGTTTCACAGGCATCCGTTGTGGCTACACCGTTGTACCAAAAGACCTGACAGCAGCCACCCTGACGGGTGAGCGTATTGCCCTTAACCCATTGTGGTATCGCCGTCAGTGTACTAAGTTCAATGGTACCAGCTATATCTCACAGCGTGCTGCCGAGGCTATCTACACGCCCGAAGGTAAGGAGCAGATTAAGGCGACCATCGACTACTACATGCAGAACGCCAAGCACATGCTCACCACCCTGCGCTCGTTAGGTTTTGAGTGCTACGGCGGCGAGAACGCACCTTATATCTGGATGCGCACGCCTGATAGCAGCAGTTCTTGGCAATTCTTCGAGAACCTGCTCTATGGAGCCAACGTGGTTTGTACGCCTGGTGTGGGCTTCGGTCCTGCAGGCGAAGGCTACGTACGCTTTACCGCCTTTGGTAGTCATGAGAAAACGGAAGAGGCGCTCGACCGCATTGCCAGTTGGAGCAAACAAAAGTAA
- the asnB gene encoding asparagine synthase B, with protein MCGIVAILNVKEQTHELREKALKMSQKIRHRGPDWSGIYCGGSAILAHERLSIVDPESGGQPLFSPDKKQVLAVNGEIYNHQEVRRLYAGQYEFQTGSDCEVILALYREKGIKFLEDLSGIFAFVLYDEEKNEFLIARDPIGVIPLYIGYDADGTVYVASELKALEGQCERYEPFLPGHYYYSGDPGMKRYYQRDWFDYEAVKNNPASVEAIHDALTDAVKRQLMSDVPYGVLLSGGLDSSVISAIAEKFSEHRIEDDSKTKAYWPRLHSFAVGLKGAPDLAKAKLVADHIGTVHHEINYTIQEGLDAIRDVIYFIETYDVTTVRASTPMYLLARVIKSMGIKMVLSGEGADEIFGGYLYFHKAPTAKDFHDETVRKLGKLYMYDCLRANKSLSAWGVEGRVPFLDKEFLDVAMRTNPEAKMCPGKTMEKKIVREAFADLLPEEVAWRQKEQFSDGVGYSWIDTLKQITSEAVSDEQMAHAAERFPINPPKNKEEYYYRSIFAEHFPSDSAAKSVPSEASVACSTAIALEWDAAFKNMNDPSGRAVKGVHEQAY; from the coding sequence ATGTGTGGAATAGTTGCTATATTAAACGTGAAGGAGCAGACGCATGAGCTCCGTGAAAAGGCATTGAAGATGAGTCAGAAGATCCGCCATCGCGGACCTGACTGGAGTGGTATTTATTGTGGTGGCTCAGCCATTCTTGCTCATGAGCGCTTGAGCATCGTTGACCCAGAATCTGGTGGACAGCCCCTTTTCTCGCCTGATAAGAAACAGGTTCTTGCTGTGAATGGCGAGATATACAACCATCAGGAAGTTCGTCGCCTGTATGCTGGCCAGTACGAGTTTCAGACTGGTTCCGACTGTGAGGTCATCTTGGCTCTCTATCGCGAGAAGGGCATCAAATTTCTGGAAGACCTTAGCGGCATCTTTGCCTTTGTGCTTTATGATGAGGAGAAGAATGAGTTCCTCATTGCTCGTGACCCCATTGGCGTGATTCCTCTTTATATTGGTTACGATGCTGATGGCACCGTTTATGTAGCATCAGAACTAAAAGCCCTCGAAGGTCAATGCGAGCGCTACGAGCCCTTCCTGCCCGGCCATTACTACTATAGCGGCGATCCAGGCATGAAGCGCTACTATCAGCGCGACTGGTTCGACTATGAGGCAGTGAAAAATAATCCTGCTTCTGTAGAAGCTATCCACGATGCCCTCACCGATGCCGTGAAGCGTCAGCTGATGTCCGATGTACCTTATGGCGTACTGCTCAGCGGTGGTTTGGATTCCAGCGTTATCTCTGCCATTGCCGAGAAGTTCAGTGAGCACCGTATTGAAGATGACTCAAAGACCAAAGCATATTGGCCCCGCCTGCACTCGTTCGCTGTAGGTTTGAAGGGGGCTCCCGACTTGGCAAAAGCAAAACTCGTAGCTGATCATATCGGTACCGTTCACCACGAAATCAACTATACCATTCAGGAAGGACTGGATGCCATTCGTGATGTCATCTATTTCATCGAGACCTACGATGTCACCACCGTCCGTGCCTCTACCCCTATGTATCTGCTGGCACGTGTCATCAAGTCAATGGGTATCAAGATGGTGCTCAGCGGTGAGGGTGCCGACGAGATTTTCGGAGGTTACCTCTATTTCCACAAGGCCCCTACAGCAAAGGATTTTCACGATGAGACCGTGCGCAAACTTGGCAAGCTCTACATGTACGACTGCCTGCGTGCCAATAAGAGTCTCTCGGCATGGGGTGTTGAGGGTCGCGTGCCTTTCCTCGACAAGGAGTTCCTGGATGTGGCCATGCGTACCAACCCTGAGGCGAAGATGTGTCCAGGTAAGACCATGGAGAAGAAGATTGTTCGCGAGGCCTTCGCAGACCTGTTACCCGAAGAGGTGGCTTGGCGTCAGAAAGAGCAGTTCAGCGATGGTGTAGGCTATTCATGGATTGACACCCTGAAGCAGATCACTTCAGAGGCCGTTTCCGATGAGCAGATGGCTCATGCCGCCGAGCGTTTCCCTATCAACCCGCCAAAGAACAAGGAAGAATACTACTATCGTTCTATCTTTGCCGAGCACTTCCCCAGCGACTCTGCTGCCAAGAGCGTACCCAGCGAGGCTTCCGTGGCCTGCTCTACAGCCATCGCCTTGGAATGGGATGCTGCCTTCAAGAACATGAACGACCCCTCTGGTCGTGCCGTGAAAGGCGTTCACGAACAGGCATATTAA
- a CDS encoding aldose 1-epimerase family protein gives METIQNELLTVEVSAMGAELQSIKDSDGREYLWQAGEKWPRRSPILFPIVCSVNNDTYRVDGKEYHLPRHGFARDTEFKLIAQGPDRVTYALHESEETLKVYPYCFNLAVTYKLEGNKIHVIWHVENTDKRDIHFQIGGHPAFLAPGCKEDEPLKGVIVFDNKEQMQNLKSYIDGSHELTEIEAETKDGLLAITDETFADDSVKFHKSQTSQATLLNPDGTPAVTLDYRCPVIAFWSPYKKQAPFICIEPWYGLGDHRGYDGEFKDKPYMNHLQPGASFMSEYTITIG, from the coding sequence ATGGAAACAATTCAAAACGAACTACTCACCGTAGAGGTGTCGGCTATGGGAGCCGAGTTGCAGAGCATCAAAGATAGTGACGGACGTGAATACCTGTGGCAGGCTGGCGAGAAGTGGCCACGCCGCTCTCCTATTCTGTTCCCCATCGTATGCAGCGTCAATAATGATACCTATCGCGTAGATGGTAAGGAGTATCACCTTCCCCGCCATGGTTTTGCACGCGATACCGAGTTCAAACTCATTGCTCAGGGACCAGACCGCGTGACTTATGCCCTCCACGAGAGCGAGGAGACACTGAAGGTCTATCCCTACTGCTTCAACCTCGCCGTGACTTATAAGTTGGAAGGCAACAAGATTCATGTTATCTGGCATGTAGAGAATACCGACAAGCGCGACATCCATTTCCAGATTGGTGGTCACCCCGCTTTTCTGGCTCCTGGTTGTAAGGAGGACGAACCCCTGAAGGGTGTCATCGTGTTTGATAATAAAGAACAGATGCAGAACCTGAAGAGCTATATCGACGGCTCACATGAACTGACTGAGATAGAAGCCGAGACGAAAGACGGTCTGCTGGCTATCACTGACGAGACCTTCGCCGACGACAGCGTGAAGTTCCACAAGAGTCAGACCTCACAGGCCACGCTCCTGAACCCCGACGGCACACCTGCTGTGACGCTCGACTACCGTTGCCCTGTCATTGCTTTCTGGAGCCCCTATAAGAAGCAGGCACCGTTTATCTGCATCGAACCGTGGTACGGTCTTGGCGACCATCGCGGCTACGACGGCGAGTTCAAGGATAAGCCCTACATGAACCACCTGCAGCCAGGCGCCTCGTTCATGAGCGAATACACCATTACCATCGGATAA